Proteins encoded together in one Impatiens glandulifera chromosome 1, dImpGla2.1, whole genome shotgun sequence window:
- the LOC124925554 gene encoding myosin-binding protein 7-like, with product MAEISVNLSRSESDLRETLNSQQNLLQKLYKELDVERESSATAASEALSMILRLQGEKAAVKMEAVQYKRLAEEKMCHTEESLANFEDLIYQKEMEIVSLEYQLQAYRYKLISMGCSDLGVSETKFPEYLLQRNESVTSVENGLRRNSMPSIPFKLCNQKKVPDDMSSYLEQIRKLDERLKVTTITTNGDDEIEKTLVLDVFEVPEKSENEKMKGEDRGMSVVKSCQDKEMNKIWKEMQEKLNSIELEIRNMKKEAAADGFNCSSFLTGLFSFRMN from the coding sequence ATGGCAGAAATTAGCGTTAATTTATCAAGATCAGAAAGTGATTTAAGAGAAACACTCAATTCCCAACAAAATCTTCTCCAAAAGCTCTACAAAGAACTAGATGTGGAAAGAGAATCATCTGCTACTGCGGCGAGTGAGGCCCTGTCAATGATTCTTCGTTTACAGGGAGAAAAGGCTGCGGTGAAAATGGAAGCTGTTCAATACAAGAGATTAGCTGAAGAGAAAATGTGTCATACAGAGGAATCTCTTGCTAATTTTGAAGATCTTATTTATCAGAAGGAAATGGAGATTGTTTCATTGGAATATCAACTCCAAGCTTATCGTTACAAGCTTATAAGCATGGGTTGCAGCGATTTAGGCGTAAGTGAGACCAAGTTTCCTGAATATTTGCTGCAAAGAAATGAAAGTGTAACTTCTGTTGAGAATGGATTGAGAAGAAACTCCATGCCTTCGATTCCGTTTAAATTGTGCAATCAGAAGAAAGTACCGGATGATATGAGTTCTTATTTGGAACAGATAAGGAAACTAGATGAACGTTTGAAGGTAACAACAATAACAACTAATGGGGATGATGAAATAGAGAAAACCCTTGTTCTTGATGTGTTTGAAGTTCCAGAAAAAAGTGAAAATGAAAAGATGAAAGGTGAAGATAGAGGAATGAGTGTGGTGAAATCATGTCAAGATAAAGAGATGAATAAGATTTGGAAGGAGATGCAAGAAAAGCTAAACTCAATTGAGTTGGAGATAAGAAACATGAAAAAAGAAGCAGCAGCTGATGGATTCAATTGTTCATCTTTCTTGACTGGACTATTTAGTTTTAGAATGAATTGA